TCTTCCGCCTCAGGCAAGAAGCAGGAATAAGTTTATGTAAAAGTTGCCGATTGTTTGGGATCAGCAGGCAAGCTTTCTATCAAGGGCAGAACAGAATTACCTTAAGAGAATCTGAACTACTCAAAGTTAGAGATTTGGTTATCGGCATAAGAATGGAAATGCCTCGTATTGGCACTCGTAAATTATATCATATTCTTTGTGATCAATTTTTACAAAAGGGAATTAAGATAGGTCGAGATGCATTTTTTGATTATTTAAGAAGAGAAAAATTACTTGTAAAACCAATAAAGAGTTATACAAAAACTACTTTTTCAAAACATTGGCTGCACAAATATGATAATCTTTTGAAAGAATGTAAAATTGAACGTCCTGAACAAGTATACGTAAGTGATATCACTTATATAAAATCACAGCAAAAAACTCATTATCTCTCCTTGGTCACTGATGCTTACAGTAGAAAAATAGTTGGTTATAAACTTAGTGATGATATGAACGCAGAAAGTGTAGTTCAGGCTTTAAAAATGGCAGTGAAGAGTAGAAAATCGATACTGCCGCTAATACATCATTCTGATAGGGGTTTGCAATATTGTTCAAAGGTTTATCAAAATGTATTAGCTAAACACAATATTAAACCATCAATGACAGATGGATATGACTGCTATCAAAATGCATTAGCGGAAAGAATTAATGGAATCTTAAAAAACGAGTTTTTAATTTATAAATGCAAGGATGGAGCCACATTGGAAAAGCTTGTAAAGGAGTCAATAATTATATATAATACAAAAAGACCACATCTAAGTTTGATGATGAAAACTCCTAACTTTATACATGAAAAAACCAGCCAAGAAAACCTGACTGGTTAATATAAATTTTTATTGTAAACTGTCAACCTATTTTAGGACGACTCACATAATAAAAGCCGATAAACTATCTGCTTTGGGTCTGGGGATTTTCCACAGATTGTTGCTTATAAATTTAAAAATTGATTCGTGTTGATTACATCTGCATAGTAAAATTGTAATGCACTGATGAATGAGGATTGAACCTGTTCTGCCTTGGTAATTCTGCCTTGAAATTCCAAATCCAATGTTGCACAGGCATCGGCTAATAAAGTAATAGTAAAACCATAATCTTTAGCAGCTCTAACGGCAGAGTCAACACAAATTTGTGTCATCATACCACAAACAACTAAATCAGTAATTTTGTTTTCTTGGAGATATGACAATAAATCTGTTCCCTGAAAACTGTTAGGGACATGCTTGATGATGATTTTTTCTCCTTCTATTGGAAGTACATCTTCATGTATTTTCGCTCCTTTAGTATTAGGTAAAAAGAATCCTTCTTGAGCAATATGCTGTACGTGAACAATTGTTTTATGCTCCAGCCTGAATTTTTCAAGTACGACTTTAGCATTTTTTGATGCTTTTTCCGGATTAACTAATGTGTATGCTCCACCTTCAAAGTAATCATTTTGAATGTCGATGATAAGTAAAGCTTCCTTCTTTTTTGTT
The sequence above is drawn from the Flavobacterium sp. N2038 genome and encodes:
- a CDS encoding IS3 family transposase (programmed frameshift), producing MKDKENKGGRRSQRDYNMAFKLAVISQVEKGEMTYRQAQKNYGIQGRSTVLVWLRKFGNLDWSKPNLLFMSKSKETPAQTIKRLEKELADEQLKNKILNTMIDISDSQYGTQIPKKVFSQTIFRLRQEAGISLCKSCRLFGISRQAFYQGQNRITLRESELLKVRDLVIGIRMEMPRIGTRKLYHILCDQFLQKGIKIGRDAFFDYLRREKLLVKPIKSYTKTTFSKHWLHKYDNLLKECKIERPEQVYVSDITYIKSQQKTHYLSLVTDAYSRKIVGYKLSDDMNAESVVQALKMAVKSRKSILPLIHHSDRGLQYCSKVYQNVLAKHNIKPSMTDGYDCYQNALAERINGILKNEFLIYKCKDGATLEKLVKESIIIYNTKRPHLSLMMKTPNFIHEKTSQENLTG
- a CDS encoding cysteine hydrolase family protein, encoding MENKTKKKEALLIIDIQNDYFEGGAYTLVNPEKASKNAKVVLEKFRLEHKTIVHVQHIAQEGFFLPNTKGAKIHEDVLPIEGEKIIIKHVPNSFQGTDLLSYLQENKITDLVVCGMMTQICVDSAVRAAKDYGFTITLLADACATLDLEFQGRITKAEQVQSSFISALQFYYADVINTNQFLNL